The following coding sequences lie in one Apium graveolens cultivar Ventura chromosome 3, ASM990537v1, whole genome shotgun sequence genomic window:
- the LOC141713985 gene encoding uncharacterized protein LOC141713985, producing MGAAKGRWSEELPWILWAYRTIPRSSTGETPFRMVYGTEALVPVKIGLESYRTEVYNVETNSFGLRANVDLLEEEREAAHQINMKYLLQTTQHYNSSIKKRSFGVGDLVLRELAASMPTKQVKLQPNWEGHTR from the coding sequence ATGGGCGCAGCTAAAGGCAGGTGGTCGGAAGAACTCCCTTGGATCTTGTGGGCTTACCGAACGATCCCTAGGTCCTCAACAGGGGAAACTCCTTTCAGGATGGTCTATGGGACCGAAGCCCTAGTTCCAGTCAAAATAGGGTTGGAATCATACCGAACTGAGGTCTACAATGTAGAAACTAACAGCTTTGGGCTGAGGGCGAACGTGGACTTATTGGAAGAAGAAAGAGAGGCTGCCCACCAAATAAACATGAAATATTTGCTACAGACGACCCAACACTACAACTCCAGCATTAAGAAGAGGTCTTTCGGAGTAGGAGACCTAGTCCTCAGAGAGCTGGCTGCTTCCATGCCGACAAAACAAGTGAAGCTTCAGCCGAATTGGGAAGGGCATACAAGGTGA